The following proteins come from a genomic window of Chloracidobacterium sp.:
- the cphA gene encoding cyanophycin synthetase has protein sequence MEILEIRTLRGPNYWSGYWKKLIIMRLDIGEFEDRPSDKIDGFYGRMNEVMPTLLAHGCSYGEEGGFLRRVQEGTWAGHIIEHFALEFQTLAGMETGYGRTRETEERGIYNVVFSYHEEEVGRFAARVSVRLFLDLVEAKPTEELKAQIAENIQKMREIREEVRFGPSTGSLVEEAVSRDIPFIRLNDQSLVQLGYGVHQKRIQATTTANTNMIAVDIAGNKHATKTLLGDMGVPVPKGYRLRSEEELEDTLERIGFPVVIKPLDGNHGKGATVGIKSLEDAMVAWEKAKEYSRWVIVEKQLIGADYRALVVNNRLIAVAERVPAHVTGDGKQTIQQLIDETNADPRRGYGHENVLTEIDVDSQTLRCIKKAGYELDSVLPKGEKVYLKTTANISTGGTAIDVTDEVHPENVFLFERIARIIGLDVAGVDIIAPNVSEPLHENGGGIIEVNAAPGFRMHLAPSEGIGRNVAEHVIDMLFPPGSEARIPIFAITGTNGKTTTTRLIAHILKGSGRTVGFTTTDGTYIQNQQIVQGDNTGPVSAQLVLKDPTVDVAVLETARGGIIRSGLGFDHADIGVVLNVAADHLGLKDVNTLEDLARVKSVVPRAVGKRGYAVLNAEDPLVYRMKQLVDGKVVCFSMDENNVNIKRRAERGRISCVYENGFVTILKGKWKVRVEKVTNIPLTYGGRAEFMIQNVLAATLACFVHGVSIEDIRVGLTTFNAGTAQTPGRLNFIEVGTVTVLMDYAHNPAGFTGLTKFISKLPNKYRTVVMNVPGDRRDDDIREMGEIAGEAFDRIVIRAGHYLRGRDAVDIAKLIQEGISRSAREPQVRIIPESRDAIQHAIKYARKGELVVTLADIVPDDIAHVQEIRDKLLADEQAE, from the coding sequence ATGGAAATTCTTGAAATCAGAACACTTCGCGGGCCTAACTATTGGAGTGGTTACTGGAAAAAGCTGATCATCATGCGCCTCGATATCGGCGAGTTCGAGGACCGGCCGTCTGACAAGATCGACGGGTTTTATGGCCGGATGAACGAAGTGATGCCAACGCTCCTTGCTCATGGCTGCAGCTACGGCGAGGAAGGCGGATTTCTCAGGCGCGTTCAGGAAGGTACATGGGCCGGACACATAATCGAGCATTTCGCACTCGAATTTCAGACGCTTGCAGGTATGGAAACCGGTTACGGCCGGACGCGTGAAACCGAAGAACGCGGCATCTACAACGTCGTTTTCAGCTACCACGAAGAGGAGGTCGGAAGATTTGCCGCCCGCGTCTCAGTGCGTTTGTTTCTAGACCTGGTCGAGGCAAAGCCGACAGAGGAACTGAAGGCTCAGATAGCAGAGAACATTCAAAAGATGCGCGAGATCCGCGAGGAGGTCCGTTTTGGACCTTCGACCGGATCATTGGTCGAAGAGGCTGTTAGCCGCGACATTCCGTTTATTCGATTGAACGATCAATCGCTGGTCCAGCTTGGTTACGGCGTTCATCAAAAGCGCATCCAGGCGACAACGACCGCAAATACGAACATGATCGCGGTCGATATAGCCGGGAATAAACACGCCACTAAAACCCTCCTTGGCGATATGGGCGTGCCGGTGCCAAAAGGATACCGCTTGAGGTCGGAAGAGGAGCTCGAAGACACGCTCGAGAGAATAGGATTCCCGGTCGTGATAAAGCCGCTCGACGGCAATCACGGAAAAGGTGCAACGGTCGGCATCAAATCGCTTGAAGATGCGATGGTCGCTTGGGAGAAAGCGAAAGAGTATTCGCGCTGGGTCATCGTTGAGAAGCAGTTGATAGGCGCCGACTATCGGGCGCTCGTCGTAAACAACCGTTTGATCGCTGTAGCTGAGCGGGTCCCTGCACATGTTACGGGTGACGGAAAGCAGACGATCCAGCAGCTTATCGACGAAACCAATGCCGATCCGCGTCGCGGTTACGGCCACGAAAATGTGCTGACCGAGATCGATGTCGATAGCCAGACCTTGCGCTGCATCAAGAAAGCTGGGTATGAACTGGACAGTGTTCTGCCAAAAGGCGAAAAAGTCTACCTTAAAACGACAGCGAACATCTCTACCGGCGGCACAGCGATCGACGTGACCGACGAAGTGCACCCTGAAAACGTCTTTCTTTTCGAACGCATCGCACGCATTATCGGATTGGACGTTGCGGGTGTCGACATAATTGCTCCGAACGTGAGCGAACCGCTCCATGAGAACGGCGGCGGAATCATCGAGGTAAATGCCGCACCCGGATTTAGAATGCATCTCGCCCCAAGCGAGGGTATCGGCCGAAACGTTGCGGAACACGTGATCGATATGCTCTTTCCGCCAGGTTCCGAAGCGCGAATTCCGATATTTGCGATCACCGGCACGAACGGCAAGACAACGACCACGCGACTGATCGCTCATATACTTAAGGGAAGCGGCCGGACTGTCGGGTTCACGACAACAGACGGTACATACATCCAGAATCAACAGATCGTTCAGGGCGACAACACGGGGCCAGTCTCGGCGCAGCTTGTCCTGAAGGATCCGACGGTCGATGTTGCGGTGCTGGAGACTGCGCGAGGCGGCATCATTCGTTCCGGCCTTGGGTTCGATCATGCTGATATCGGGGTCGTCCTAAACGTTGCAGCCGATCATTTGGGGCTGAAGGACGTGAATACGCTCGAAGATCTCGCGCGGGTCAAGTCGGTCGTACCTCGTGCGGTTGGCAAGCGCGGCTATGCGGTGCTAAACGCAGAAGACCCGCTCGTTTATCGGATGAAGCAACTGGTTGACGGTAAAGTGGTCTGTTTCTCGATGGATGAGAACAACGTGAACATAAAACGCCGGGCCGAACGGGGACGTATCTCGTGCGTCTACGAGAATGGCTTCGTGACGATCCTGAAAGGCAAATGGAAGGTCAGGGTCGAAAAGGTTACGAATATTCCGCTTACCTATGGCGGTCGTGCCGAGTTCATGATCCAGAATGTGTTGGCAGCTACGCTGGCGTGCTTTGTTCACGGAGTTTCGATCGAAGATATCCGCGTCGGCTTGACGACATTTAACGCCGGTACCGCTCAGACGCCGGGACGCCTGAACTTCATCGAGGTCGGCACCGTGACCGTTCTGATGGACTATGCTCACAACCCCGCCGGCTTTACGGGATTGACCAAATTCATCTCAAAGTTGCCGAACAAATATCGTACGGTTGTGATGAATGTGCCCGGAGACAGAAGGGACGACGATATTCGTGAAATGGGCGAGATCGCTGGCGAGGCGTTCGATCGAATTGTAATTCGAGCAGGCCATTACCTTCGCGGCAGGGATGCGGTTGACATCGCAAAGCTGATCCAGGAAGGCATTTCCCGGAGCGCCAGGGAACCGCAAGTGCGGATCATTCCGGAAAGCCGCGACGCAATACAACACGCGATCAAATACGCCCGAAAGGGCGAACTCGTCGTCACGCTCGCAGACATCGTTCCTGATGACATCGCGCATGTGCAGGAGATAAGGGATAAATTGTTGGCAGATGAACAGGCAGAATAG
- the ispE gene encoding 4-(cytidine 5'-diphospho)-2-C-methyl-D-erythritol kinase, protein MSRTRLILPSFAKVNLGLKVISRRPDGFHDIFTVFQTTSLKDTITFAPSDKIRLTCTDPNIPVDGTNIILKAVDALKERYSIRNGVTIHLDKNIPSPGGLGGGSSNAAVTLLALRRLWGLDVSTDDLVATARSLGSDVPFFLVGGTAIGSGRGTEIEPIDDIGEAMGLVVTPDIDVSTAEAYQAMTVPNLTNREVERILLNCRFEAKRPDFLTRKLINDFEKTVFARFPDIGEARQTLADLGASPAMMCGSGASVFGFFDKEETRQTAIKALGEHANWRSFAVATISRREYREALRQVF, encoded by the coding sequence GTGTCCAGAACTCGCCTAATACTCCCGTCGTTTGCCAAGGTGAACCTCGGTCTCAAGGTCATTTCGCGTCGCCCAGACGGATTTCACGATATCTTCACCGTATTTCAGACTACATCCCTCAAAGACACGATAACCTTTGCACCGAGTGACAAGATCCGATTGACGTGTACCGACCCGAATATTCCGGTCGACGGAACGAACATCATACTCAAGGCCGTTGATGCATTAAAGGAGCGTTATTCGATCCGAAACGGCGTTACGATCCATCTTGATAAGAACATCCCGTCTCCTGGCGGTCTTGGCGGCGGTTCTTCGAACGCGGCTGTCACACTGCTCGCTTTGCGCAGACTATGGGGTCTCGACGTCTCGACCGATGACCTTGTTGCGACGGCCAGATCCCTTGGTTCCGACGTTCCGTTCTTTCTCGTTGGCGGAACAGCCATCGGATCAGGCAGAGGCACCGAAATTGAACCGATCGATGATATCGGCGAAGCAATGGGGTTGGTCGTAACACCTGATATCGATGTGTCAACCGCCGAAGCGTACCAAGCGATGACTGTGCCAAACTTGACAAATCGTGAGGTGGAACGTATTCTTCTCAATTGTCGTTTTGAAGCGAAAAGGCCCGATTTTCTGACCCGAAAGCTTATAAATGACTTTGAAAAGACAGTGTTTGCAAGGTTTCCGGATATCGGTGAGGCCCGTCAGACACTTGCGGATCTTGGAGCATCGCCTGCGATGATGTGCGGTAGCGGTGCAAGCGTTTTTGGTTTTTTTGACAAAGAAGAGACACGGCAAACAGCAATCAAAGCCCTTGGCGAACATGCCAACTGGCGAAGTTTTGCCGTAGCGACTATTTCGCGGAGAGAATACCGCGAAGCACTTCGACAAGTGTTTTAG
- the rpsF gene encoding 30S ribosomal protein S6, whose amino-acid sequence MANRTYEVMYIVDPETPGDKITKLNEAVGKLIEKEGGTVVRLDDVGKRNLAYPINKKHEGHYVLFEIDGSGQEIAELERRMRVNDLIMRYMTVRVDEDRKKADKMRAKREKRTAQRTKFRNSEETAEKNEGAEA is encoded by the coding sequence TTGGCAAATAGAACATATGAGGTGATGTATATCGTCGATCCGGAAACACCCGGCGATAAGATCACGAAATTGAATGAGGCGGTCGGGAAACTGATCGAAAAAGAAGGCGGCACGGTCGTCAGGCTTGATGACGTCGGGAAACGTAATCTGGCGTATCCGATCAATAAGAAACACGAGGGCCACTATGTGTTGTTTGAGATCGACGGTTCGGGCCAGGAGATCGCGGAACTTGAACGCCGTATGCGAGTGAACGACCTGATCATGCGTTATATGACAGTTCGTGTTGACGAAGACCGTAAGAAGGCGGATAAAATGCGCGCGAAACGCGAAAAACGGACGGCACAGCGAACGAAGTTTCGAAATTCTGAGGAGACCGC
- a CDS encoding cyanophycinase — MNESHDREIIGGHLLVIGGAEDKYNERRILKKFLELAGGEKAEVLIVPVASDYPEFAADVYTQAFRNLGITNPRVLRATSRQDVFQADPNELLDGVTGVFITGGDQMRLVSLLGGTELAAKLRKMVRETNIVLAGTSAGAAGMSTSMIVRGEAASHPHKDAVRLSPGLGFLKNIIIDQHFTERGRISRLITAVSYNPYNLGIGIDENTAIILDPNGVMEVFGQGSVTVVDGSQITYNEIAEVAEHESFGVCGVQMHILRDGLVYQYLDRHPLQPPQEFLLPDLG; from the coding sequence ATGAATGAATCGCACGACCGCGAGATCATAGGCGGGCATCTGCTCGTGATCGGCGGCGCAGAGGACAAGTACAACGAGCGGCGGATATTGAAAAAGTTTCTCGAGCTCGCAGGCGGCGAGAAGGCCGAAGTACTCATCGTTCCGGTGGCGTCGGACTATCCGGAATTTGCGGCCGATGTTTATACCCAGGCGTTTCGCAACCTCGGAATTACGAATCCGAGGGTCTTGCGGGCAACGTCGCGCCAGGACGTATTTCAAGCCGATCCGAACGAACTGCTTGACGGCGTCACCGGTGTGTTCATAACGGGCGGCGATCAGATGCGGCTTGTTTCGCTCCTTGGAGGCACCGAACTCGCGGCAAAGCTTCGGAAAATGGTCCGCGAAACAAATATCGTGCTTGCCGGGACGAGTGCGGGAGCTGCGGGCATGAGTACGTCTATGATCGTGCGTGGTGAGGCCGCATCGCATCCGCACAAAGACGCTGTCAGACTCTCTCCAGGGCTCGGGTTTCTAAAGAACATTATTATCGATCAGCACTTTACGGAACGCGGCCGGATCAGCCGATTGATCACTGCCGTATCATACAATCCGTATAATCTTGGGATCGGGATCGATGAGAACACTGCGATAATTCTCGACCCGAATGGTGTGATGGAAGTGTTCGGACAAGGTTCGGTAACGGTCGTGGACGGCTCGCAGATTACCTACAACGAGATCGCCGAAGTGGCCGAACACGAGTCGTTCGGCGTTTGCGGCGTCCAGATGCATATACTGCGTGATGGTCTTGTTTACCAATATCTTGACCGGCATCCGCTGCAGCCGCCGCAGGAGTTCTTGTTGCCCGATCTCGGCTGA
- a CDS encoding aminoacyl-tRNA hydrolase, with protein sequence MSSEASWLIVGLGNPGVAYEKTRHNLGFMLVDRLGKEADSQIKRNECRSLVGRALIGEHSTELVKPQTFMNLSGEAVSCLLKKDDRSLERLLVISDDLALPLGSIRVRPKGSHGGHNGLRSIIECLGTNDFIRLRIGILPDHPVSNTRDFVLQNFAKGETETVEKVLEVSAKAVRAILRDGTDRAMAEFN encoded by the coding sequence TTGAGTTCCGAAGCAAGCTGGCTAATTGTTGGGTTGGGGAATCCGGGCGTCGCCTATGAGAAAACGCGGCACAACCTCGGATTCATGTTGGTCGACCGTCTTGGAAAAGAGGCCGATTCGCAGATAAAGCGGAACGAATGCCGATCATTGGTCGGGCGGGCGTTGATCGGGGAACATTCGACCGAGTTGGTCAAGCCCCAGACCTTTATGAACCTCAGCGGCGAGGCTGTGAGCTGCTTGTTGAAGAAAGACGACCGCAGCCTCGAACGCTTGCTGGTGATCTCGGATGACCTTGCATTGCCGCTAGGTTCGATCCGGGTCAGGCCTAAAGGGTCGCACGGAGGCCATAACGGATTGAGGTCGATAATTGAATGTCTGGGAACGAACGACTTTATTCGGCTCAGGATCGGAATCCTGCCCGATCATCCGGTTTCGAACACTCGCGATTTTGTCCTGCAGAACTTCGCGAAGGGCGAGACCGAAACGGTTGAAAAGGTTTTGGAAGTGAGCGCCAAGGCGGTCAGAGCTATCCTTCGCGATGGCACTGACCGGGCAATGGCGGAGTTTAATTGA
- a CDS encoding 50S ribosomal protein L25 produces MAEKIVVKAEKREETGKGTNRRLRAAGKIPVVVYGGGTESLAAAADLKDLAAILRTDSGVNTVFSLDIDGVGVNDVIFQDRQIDPIRGRLVHADLRRFAKGEKIEMTVPIHLIGEAKGLSEEGAVLSQSLREIKVLCEPKNTPDSIDIDVTDLDANHAIHVADLKVGAGIEILESPETLVASIIAVKEEVLEPQLEAGAEPEVVGAEPTEEGKTE; encoded by the coding sequence ATGGCAGAGAAAATTGTTGTAAAGGCGGAGAAACGAGAAGAGACCGGAAAAGGAACGAATCGGCGCCTCAGAGCCGCCGGTAAGATCCCCGTTGTTGTTTACGGCGGTGGAACCGAAAGTCTTGCGGCGGCGGCGGATCTCAAGGATCTTGCTGCGATCCTTCGCACGGACAGCGGTGTCAATACCGTGTTTTCGCTTGATATCGACGGTGTGGGTGTGAATGACGTCATTTTCCAAGACCGTCAGATCGACCCGATACGAGGCCGGTTGGTCCACGCAGACCTTCGACGATTTGCCAAAGGCGAGAAGATCGAAATGACGGTCCCGATCCATTTGATCGGGGAAGCGAAGGGTCTTTCGGAAGAAGGAGCTGTTCTATCACAGTCGCTTCGTGAGATCAAGGTCCTTTGCGAACCGAAAAACACGCCTGACTCGATAGACATCGATGTGACCGATCTTGACGCAAATCATGCCATTCATGTCGCCGACCTGAAGGTCGGAGCCGGCATCGAGATTCTCGAATCGCCGGAGACGTTGGTTGCATCGATCATCGCCGTCAAGGAAGAAGTTCTTGAACCGCAGCTCGAGGCCGGGGCTGAACCGGAAGTCGTCGGGGCAGAGCCGACCGAAGAAGGCAAGACGGAGTAG
- a CDS encoding isoaspartyl peptidase/L-asparaginase: protein MNNMALAIHGGAGTISRSSMTADLEREYRNGLEAALRAGWSILEDRGSAIEAVEAAVVSLEDFPLFNAGRGSVFTHEGTNEMDAAIMDGSALKAGAVAFVRNVKNPIKLARLVMQRTEHVLLAADGANKFATEMNVEHAPDEYFFTEHRWQQLQDAIAAGRVQLDHTPAETRPVGSVSRGQETSLGTVGAVACDSEGRLAAATSTGGMTNKKFGRVGDTPIIGAGNYADGTCAVSCTGHGEYFMLGVTAYDVAARMKYKGLSLDDAASETIEHLTSIGGEGGLIAVDSLGNIVLPFNSDGMYRGYVTADVRPSTEIYGD from the coding sequence ATGAACAATATGGCTTTGGCGATCCACGGCGGAGCTGGAACGATATCCAGATCGTCGATGACAGCCGATCTGGAACGCGAGTACCGAAACGGACTCGAAGCGGCACTGAGGGCAGGATGGTCCATACTGGAGGACCGAGGATCGGCGATCGAGGCCGTAGAGGCGGCCGTTGTGTCGCTTGAGGACTTTCCTCTCTTCAATGCCGGGCGTGGTTCTGTTTTTACTCACGAAGGAACGAACGAGATGGATGCGGCGATCATGGACGGTTCCGCGTTGAAGGCCGGCGCCGTAGCGTTCGTCCGAAATGTAAAGAACCCGATAAAGCTCGCACGTTTGGTGATGCAACGCACTGAGCATGTTCTGTTGGCGGCGGATGGGGCGAACAAATTCGCCACAGAAATGAACGTCGAACACGCTCCCGACGAATACTTTTTCACCGAGCATCGATGGCAGCAGCTCCAGGACGCCATCGCCGCCGGCCGCGTACAGTTGGACCACACCCCGGCGGAAACACGACCGGTAGGGAGTGTGTCCCGTGGCCAAGAAACGTCGCTCGGCACAGTGGGCGCCGTCGCCTGCGATTCCGAAGGCCGCCTCGCCGCCGCAACCTCGACCGGCGGCATGACCAACAAGAAATTCGGCCGCGTCGGAGACACGCCGATCATAGGCGCAGGAAATTATGCTGACGGCACTTGCGCCGTCTCGTGCACCGGCCACGGGGAATATTTTATGCTGGGTGTCACCGCCTATGACGTAGCGGCGCGGATGAAATACAAAGGCCTCTCGCTCGACGATGCCGCATCCGAAACCATCGAACACCTCACATCCATCGGCGGCGAAGGTGGCCTGATCGCGGTCGATTCACTGGGGAATATAGTGCTTCCTTTCAATTCGGATGGAATGTATCGTGGTTATGTTACGGCCGATGTTCGCCCGAGCACCGAGATCTACGGCGACTGA
- a CDS encoding ribose-phosphate pyrophosphokinase → MGVNGNIKIFSGNANRALAEEICGHLSCDLGKSSTDRFSDGEFNFQIGENVRGSDVFIIQPTCPPTDQNLLELLIMMDTFVRASAERVTAVIPYFGYARSDKKDRPRVPIAAKLVSNLIAKAGAQRVLTIDLHAAQIQGFFDLPVDHLYAAPIVVDYFTENPIDNLIVVAPDTGGAERARAYAKRLDAGLALCDKRRERANEADVMNVVGDVNGKNCLIVDDMCDTGGTICKVAKALHDAGANDVYACFTHAVLSGKAIENIGTSYLKKIIVTNTIPLRENAKPLVESGKIEVLSVGKLLASAINSIHDETSVSSLFI, encoded by the coding sequence ATGGGTGTCAACGGTAACATCAAGATATTTTCTGGGAACGCCAATCGAGCACTCGCCGAAGAGATATGCGGGCATCTCAGCTGCGATCTTGGAAAATCGAGCACTGACCGATTTTCTGATGGTGAGTTCAACTTTCAGATCGGCGAAAATGTCCGGGGCAGCGATGTATTCATTATCCAGCCAACCTGTCCGCCGACCGATCAAAACCTTCTCGAGCTTTTGATCATGATGGACACATTTGTTCGAGCCTCGGCGGAACGTGTTACTGCTGTGATCCCTTATTTTGGGTATGCCCGCTCAGACAAGAAGGATCGTCCGAGGGTTCCGATCGCAGCGAAGCTCGTATCGAATCTGATAGCGAAAGCTGGCGCTCAGAGGGTTTTGACGATCGACCTTCATGCGGCTCAGATCCAAGGGTTCTTTGATCTGCCGGTGGACCATTTGTACGCTGCCCCGATAGTCGTCGACTATTTTACTGAGAATCCGATCGATAATTTGATCGTTGTCGCTCCGGATACGGGTGGTGCCGAGCGTGCACGGGCATATGCGAAGAGGCTCGACGCGGGCCTTGCTCTCTGCGACAAAAGACGCGAACGAGCGAACGAAGCCGACGTGATGAACGTCGTCGGCGATGTTAACGGCAAGAACTGTCTCATCGTTGACGATATGTGCGATACGGGCGGCACGATCTGTAAGGTCGCAAAAGCGTTGCACGACGCCGGTGCGAATGATGTATATGCCTGTTTCACGCATGCTGTACTTTCCGGCAAAGCGATCGAGAATATCGGAACTTCGTATCTGAAGAAGATCATCGTTACGAATACGATACCGCTTCGCGAAAATGCAAAGCCGTTGGTCGAAAGCGGAAAGATCGAGGTTCTAAGCGTTGGAAAGCTGCTGGCATCGGCGATAAATTCGATTCATGATGAGACGAGCGTCTCGTCGTTGTTCATTTGA
- a CDS encoding CAP domain-containing protein, which yields MHYLYRITLLTLILASIPAFAQSRPEAILVDEIGASGSRKIQRQRLAGPRPKSNTSTAYRVERATFDLMNAERTAKGLPLLKWNDQIADLARLHSLNMAEHKFFGHRGVDGTMVDDRADMLGIGGWRAIGENIAYMRGYDNPDQMAVEKWLNSTSHRRNMLSPTWRESAIGVAVTPDGTYYFTQVFILRN from the coding sequence TTGCATTATCTATATCGAATAACCCTACTTACCCTGATCCTGGCCTCAATACCGGCCTTTGCTCAAAGCAGACCTGAAGCGATCCTCGTCGATGAGATCGGTGCTTCGGGAAGCAGGAAGATCCAACGACAAAGGCTCGCCGGGCCGCGTCCCAAGTCGAATACATCGACTGCCTACCGGGTAGAACGAGCTACATTCGATCTGATGAATGCGGAGCGAACAGCAAAGGGCTTGCCATTGCTAAAATGGAACGATCAGATCGCCGACCTTGCCCGTCTGCATTCGCTGAACATGGCAGAGCACAAGTTTTTTGGTCACCGCGGTGTTGATGGAACGATGGTCGATGACCGGGCAGACATGCTGGGCATCGGCGGTTGGCGGGCTATAGGCGAGAATATCGCATACATGCGCGGATATGACAATCCCGACCAAATGGCAGTCGAAAAATGGCTTAATTCAACGTCGCATCGCCGAAATATGCTGTCGCCGACCTGGCGAGAATCGGCCATCGGCGTTGCAGTGACCCCGGATGGAACGTATTACTTCACCCAGGTTTTCATACTGCGAAATTGA